One window of the Chitinophaga niabensis genome contains the following:
- a CDS encoding FAD-dependent oxidoreductase, with protein MKTSIIRGLVVIVVLLTGNRLLAQKRWDVCVYGETPAGITAAIQAAKMNKQVLLISNTAHLGGVATSGLTATDLNNFRSAGGLTRDFYQRLYTYYSDSSAWRSESRDVYFERSKKRTFSGKNDSLKMQWVYESRVAEGILKKMLQEAGVTVVYKERLQLKNGVEKKDASIIAILMENGHRYQAKIFIDATYEGDLMAKAGVSYSVGREANSVYNETLNGIKLNEIIGKDHVSIDPYVKKGVPSSGVLPFLEPRIPGADGEGDHRTQSYCYRMTLTDDPANRINIVKPAGYQPLWYEFLARMLELNPGHLLKNIISFTPMPNKKTDTNQADFVGANYGWPEGNYADRDKIAQMHKTYVLGLLWFLGNDPRVPDSLRMEMKRWGLPKDEFKDNGNFPHQLYVREARRMVSDYVMTEKNCNGEEPVQDAVAVATYPLDCHYVSRVVDEQGRVHAEGSYGKQKNTYYTISYRSLRPRSSEARNLLVPVCLSASHVAYSSIRMEPVFMVLGQSAGTAAALALDRNISIQELPYDILQPVLLKDGQVLSLDRK; from the coding sequence ATGAAGACTTCAATTATCCGTGGCCTTGTAGTGATCGTGGTTTTGCTAACCGGCAACAGGCTCTTAGCCCAAAAACGCTGGGATGTATGTGTATATGGAGAAACGCCTGCAGGCATAACAGCAGCCATACAGGCCGCGAAAATGAACAAACAGGTACTGCTGATCAGTAATACCGCGCATTTAGGTGGTGTGGCCACTTCAGGGCTCACAGCTACTGACCTGAATAATTTCAGAAGCGCCGGCGGGCTTACGCGTGATTTTTACCAACGGTTGTATACCTACTACAGTGACAGCAGTGCATGGCGTAGTGAGTCCAGGGACGTATACTTTGAGCGTTCTAAAAAACGCACTTTTTCCGGCAAGAACGATTCTCTCAAAATGCAATGGGTATACGAATCCCGTGTGGCAGAAGGCATCCTGAAAAAAATGTTGCAGGAAGCTGGTGTTACAGTGGTGTATAAAGAAAGGCTGCAGTTGAAAAATGGCGTGGAGAAAAAAGATGCCAGTATTATTGCCATACTTATGGAGAATGGCCATCGCTATCAGGCGAAAATATTTATAGACGCTACCTATGAAGGAGACCTGATGGCAAAAGCAGGCGTTTCTTATAGTGTAGGGAGGGAAGCGAACAGTGTTTATAATGAAACGCTGAATGGCATCAAGCTCAACGAAATTATCGGTAAAGACCATGTTTCTATAGATCCCTATGTGAAAAAAGGTGTGCCCTCTTCAGGTGTATTGCCTTTCCTGGAACCCCGGATCCCGGGAGCAGATGGGGAAGGTGATCACCGCACACAATCTTACTGTTACCGGATGACCTTGACAGATGATCCGGCCAATCGCATCAACATTGTAAAACCAGCGGGCTATCAGCCGCTCTGGTATGAGTTCCTGGCACGTATGCTGGAATTGAATCCCGGCCACCTGCTGAAAAATATCATTTCCTTCACACCCATGCCCAACAAAAAAACAGATACTAACCAGGCTGATTTTGTGGGTGCCAATTATGGATGGCCGGAAGGTAATTATGCAGACCGGGATAAGATCGCCCAAATGCATAAGACCTATGTGTTAGGCCTGCTCTGGTTCCTGGGTAATGATCCCCGGGTGCCTGATTCCCTGCGTATGGAAATGAAACGCTGGGGTCTGCCGAAAGATGAGTTCAAAGACAACGGTAACTTCCCTCATCAATTATATGTAAGAGAAGCACGGAGAATGGTGAGCGATTATGTGATGACGGAAAAGAACTGTAATGGCGAAGAGCCGGTACAGGATGCAGTTGCCGTAGCCACCTATCCGCTCGACTGCCATTATGTTTCCCGTGTAGTGGATGAGCAGGGGAGAGTACATGCAGAAGGCAGTTACGGTAAGCAGAAGAATACCTATTACACCATCAGTTATCGCTCATTAAGACCACGTTCATCAGAAGCCCGTAACCTGCTGGTGCCGGTATGTTTGTCGGCCTCACATGTAGCTTACAGTTCTATCCGCATGGAGCCGGTATTTATGGTGCTGGGGCAATCTGCAGGTACTGCTGCTGCATTGGCACTTGATCGTAATATCAGTATACAGGAGTTGCCATATGATATTTTGCAGCCGGTATTGCTGAAAGATGGGCAGGTACTTTCACTCGACAGGAAATAA
- a CDS encoding MFS transporter — MKESNKGAVIAAVVVASLGYFVDIYDLLLFSIVRVPSLESIGLRGQDVTDKGILLLNVQMTGMLLGGILWGVLGDRKGRLSVLFGSIFLYSAANIANGFVDSVWSYALWRFIAGLGLAGELGAGITLVAELMPKEKRGYATTIVAAVGISGAVAAYFVAQHFSWRTSFFIGGGLGLLLLLLRVGVAESGMFGSAKQSENRGNFLALFTNGKRFFKYLRCILIGVPLWFVVGVLITLSPEFGKVLQIKGDVNAGAAVAWCYGGLVAGDIFSGALSQLLKSRIRVVYVYLFCCMAAVSIYFLASGISLQLFYWVCGLLGFSVGYWVVFMTIATEQFGTNIRATVTTTVPNFVRGAVVPLTFLFQSIQLLFNGSLVYAGISVGVICLALAFWSLAGMQETFHKDLDYLEEW; from the coding sequence ATGAAAGAATCAAACAAAGGTGCTGTTATTGCTGCGGTAGTAGTGGCTTCTCTCGGATATTTTGTGGATATCTATGATCTGCTGCTTTTCAGCATTGTTCGGGTACCCAGCCTGGAATCAATCGGGCTGCGTGGACAGGATGTAACAGACAAAGGAATTTTATTACTTAATGTGCAGATGACGGGAATGTTGTTAGGCGGCATACTCTGGGGTGTACTGGGCGACAGGAAAGGACGGCTGTCTGTACTTTTCGGCTCCATCTTCCTGTATTCCGCTGCCAACATTGCCAATGGTTTTGTGGACAGTGTATGGTCTTACGCATTGTGGCGTTTTATTGCCGGCCTTGGGCTGGCAGGTGAACTCGGCGCAGGTATCACACTCGTGGCGGAACTGATGCCAAAAGAAAAAAGAGGGTATGCCACTACAATTGTTGCTGCAGTTGGTATCAGCGGAGCAGTGGCTGCTTATTTTGTTGCGCAGCATTTCAGTTGGAGGACCAGCTTTTTTATCGGTGGCGGCCTGGGGCTTTTACTCTTACTGCTGCGGGTAGGCGTGGCGGAATCTGGTATGTTCGGTTCGGCAAAACAGTCAGAGAACAGGGGAAACTTTCTGGCACTTTTCACAAATGGAAAAAGGTTCTTCAAATACCTGCGCTGCATCCTGATAGGTGTGCCACTTTGGTTTGTTGTAGGTGTGCTGATCACCCTCTCTCCGGAATTTGGAAAGGTATTGCAGATCAAAGGCGATGTGAATGCCGGTGCTGCAGTGGCCTGGTGTTATGGTGGCCTTGTTGCAGGGGATATTTTCAGCGGTGCACTCAGCCAGTTGTTGAAAAGCCGGATCAGAGTAGTGTATGTTTATTTGTTCTGTTGCATGGCCGCCGTAAGCATTTACTTTCTGGCCTCCGGCATCAGCCTGCAGCTCTTTTACTGGGTATGTGGCCTGCTGGGTTTCTCTGTTGGTTATTGGGTGGTTTTCATGACTATCGCAACGGAACAGTTTGGTACCAATATCCGTGCAACGGTTACTACTACTGTTCCCAACTTTGTGCGTGGCGCGGTGGTGCCACTCACCTTTCTTTTTCAATCTATACAACTGCTTTTTAACGGCTCCCTTGTGTATGCCGGCATAAGCGTTGGCGTGATTTGCCTGGCACTGGCCTTCTGGTCGCTGGCCGGCATGCAGGAAACATTTCATAAAGACCTGGATTATCTGGAGGAATGGTAG
- a CDS encoding T9SS type A sorting domain-containing protein — MKKLILMMAMLVVAGSTMAQAVKTTLTDSAGIYTLRRGGIPYYIKGAAANNFHVQVAAYGGNTIRTYSINDSTGRWLDSADAHGITVCLGLGIKKQQEMNYGDTTAVRLQYENMRNQVLAFKDHPAVLMWAIGNETDANYNSLDTAANILFWDALNSIAEMIHETDTNHLTTCVLVNSDLKKIKLLKERFTALDILSINSYAPNIPGVLGNLQTAGWTKPYMITEFGPRGTWQMNPEPLRKMPWGAFVEQTSTEKAVVYRQVYMDHISANISSNCLGGFVFVWGYQSSGDVVTWFGLYSRKGEAFAATDEMQYAWTGIYPSNRAPVIRNRDSLLFNGKRAEDTVIVEANSLNTGWVRASDPDNDSLRYEWLIIPENSIMAGGDANASLPTLPGLIISQNMDSARFLAPAAAGNYRLYVYVHDQRGKIANAAIPFKVTPSATGRLIRSTLSGGSWSLPGSWQGGVVPADADTAVIIAGSTITINSPVKVTRTEIAGTLGFNTTTTHTFTTGDLIVETTGTFYARNGTIGRTITVNGNLLNNGNADFSKASTTLIMGPTADTTLIGGTGTYTNGIIRSLTINNAEGVVLQTPISIPSLLTLTAGVLHNGGNLTMDNTNVGGSASSVNCQIRRSQHASLANAYTLGSTAALYVVYNHDVNAPAQLMVEGYEIPLSRSLHNITIKNPDGVMISDSLILKSSNAAITLTDGIIYLPPGKALICTNTSYNGTPGSSNSFVNGAVALTAGTTPVTKTFPTGSAGQHRKVILTGLASVSGAVSMQVSVDTAAGTPGTGMSSLSAARRWHCAVRSGNLSGFTSISIGYGADDGATQDRLAFSTAYTGAYDVMPTSSGTADVVTSSTGSYGAGWYTTGFGESGSLLAYKPAVVSARVASVYPNPASDAIYVEFAQRGRASLVDMQGRVVCNWLLAKDQTRQRLPLSAKTGSGIYLLVLEGSGLRQTFKVVISR; from the coding sequence ATGAAAAAACTGATACTTATGATGGCGATGCTTGTTGTTGCAGGCAGCACAATGGCACAGGCTGTTAAAACCACATTGACAGATTCCGCTGGCATATATACCCTGCGCCGTGGCGGTATACCATATTACATCAAAGGTGCGGCCGCCAATAATTTTCACGTACAGGTGGCTGCTTATGGAGGTAACACTATCCGTACCTACAGCATCAATGATTCCACCGGCAGGTGGCTGGATAGTGCGGATGCACATGGCATTACCGTTTGCCTGGGATTGGGTATCAAAAAGCAGCAGGAAATGAATTATGGGGATACTACTGCCGTGCGCCTGCAATATGAGAATATGCGCAACCAGGTGCTCGCATTTAAAGATCATCCGGCAGTGCTGATGTGGGCCATCGGCAATGAAACAGATGCAAATTATAATAGCCTGGATACTGCTGCCAATATCCTTTTCTGGGATGCGCTCAACAGCATCGCTGAAATGATCCATGAAACCGATACCAATCACCTTACCACCTGTGTACTGGTAAATTCGGACCTGAAGAAAATTAAGCTGCTGAAAGAACGGTTCACTGCATTGGATATACTTTCCATCAACAGCTATGCGCCTAACATTCCCGGTGTTTTGGGAAACCTGCAAACCGCCGGCTGGACCAAGCCTTATATGATCACGGAATTCGGACCAAGAGGCACCTGGCAGATGAATCCGGAACCTTTGAGGAAGATGCCATGGGGTGCATTCGTTGAACAAACCAGTACAGAAAAAGCGGTAGTGTACCGCCAGGTTTACATGGACCATATTTCCGCAAATATATCCAGTAACTGTCTCGGTGGTTTTGTATTCGTATGGGGATATCAGTCATCCGGTGATGTAGTAACATGGTTTGGGCTGTATAGCAGGAAAGGAGAGGCTTTTGCTGCTACTGACGAAATGCAGTATGCATGGACGGGAATATATCCTTCTAACCGCGCACCGGTTATCCGCAACAGGGATTCGCTGCTTTTCAATGGCAAACGCGCTGAAGATACCGTAATCGTGGAAGCCAATTCCCTCAATACAGGATGGGTTCGCGCCAGTGATCCTGATAATGATTCATTGCGTTACGAATGGCTGATCATTCCGGAAAATAGTATCATGGCAGGAGGAGATGCCAATGCAAGTTTGCCCACGCTTCCGGGTCTGATCATTTCTCAAAATATGGACAGTGCCCGTTTCCTGGCGCCAGCTGCTGCCGGTAATTACCGGTTATATGTATATGTTCACGATCAGCGTGGGAAGATTGCCAATGCAGCTATTCCATTCAAAGTAACACCTTCTGCAACCGGAAGACTGATCAGGTCAACTTTATCCGGAGGCAGCTGGTCATTGCCCGGAAGCTGGCAGGGCGGGGTAGTACCAGCAGATGCAGATACGGCAGTGATCATCGCCGGAAGTACCATCACCATCAATTCGCCGGTAAAAGTAACACGTACAGAAATAGCCGGTACACTGGGATTCAATACTACCACTACGCATACCTTCACTACGGGTGACCTGATAGTGGAAACCACCGGCACATTCTATGCCCGGAATGGTACCATTGGCAGAACGATTACAGTTAACGGTAATCTGCTGAATAACGGTAATGCGGACTTCTCAAAAGCCAGCACCACACTGATCATGGGACCAACAGCAGATACCACGTTAATTGGTGGAACAGGAACTTATACCAATGGTATCATCCGCAGTCTTACAATCAATAATGCTGAGGGTGTTGTATTGCAAACCCCTATAAGCATTCCATCTTTGCTGACCCTTACAGCAGGCGTGTTGCATAATGGAGGAAATCTCACCATGGATAATACGAATGTGGGTGGTAGTGCAAGTTCTGTTAACTGCCAGATCAGGCGTTCACAGCATGCTTCGCTTGCTAATGCATATACATTGGGAAGTACGGCAGCACTGTACGTTGTTTATAATCACGATGTGAATGCTCCGGCACAACTCATGGTAGAAGGTTATGAGATCCCACTTTCCCGGTCATTACACAACATCACCATCAAGAATCCGGATGGAGTGATGATCAGCGATAGCCTCATCCTGAAATCGAGTAATGCTGCTATTACGCTGACTGATGGAATCATATACCTGCCGCCAGGGAAGGCATTGATCTGCACCAATACTTCTTATAACGGCACACCTGGTAGCAGCAACAGTTTCGTAAATGGTGCTGTAGCACTTACCGCCGGGACAACACCTGTTACCAAAACCTTTCCGACCGGATCTGCCGGGCAACACAGGAAGGTAATATTAACAGGCCTCGCGTCTGTTAGTGGTGCGGTATCGATGCAAGTATCTGTTGATACTGCAGCGGGTACACCAGGTACAGGTATGAGCAGTTTGTCTGCCGCTAGGCGCTGGCATTGTGCTGTTCGTAGTGGCAACCTTTCCGGGTTTACCAGCATTAGTATTGGCTATGGAGCAGACGATGGGGCAACGCAGGACAGGCTCGCATTTTCAACTGCTTATACCGGTGCATATGATGTAATGCCCACCAGTTCCGGCACCGCGGATGTTGTTACCAGTTCAACGGGAAGTTATGGAGCTGGATGGTATACAACGGGATTTGGAGAAAGCGGATCACTACTGGCCTATAAACCCGCTGTGGTTTCTGCGCGTGTTGCTTCAGTTTATCCTAATCCGGCTTCGGATGCTATTTACGTTGAATTCGCCCAAAGGGGACGTGCAAGCCTTGTTGATATGCAGGGGAGGGTAGTGTGCAATTGGTTATTAGCTAAAGATCAAACACGGCAGCGGCTTCCGCTCTCTGCAAAAACAGGCAGTGGTATTTACCTGCTGGTGTTGGAAGGAAGTGGATTACGACAGACATTTAAAGTGGTCATATCCCGGTAA
- a CDS encoding DUF2975 domain-containing protein, producing MYLRPKPDGKTKQVLMGMHFYAWIAFIWMILYAGGSLFELITGVLDGEQKVTLFQDAAMVPIRQFSVWHYAIFGSYTVALFVLKSFLLFYLIRFLFKMNPVNPFNRDIARILEKISYTLILATIIVLLHDIHAAWLPASVKSFPEFWNLNEYLFVTGLVYIIARVFKRGVALQSEKDLII from the coding sequence ATGTATTTACGACCCAAACCAGATGGTAAAACGAAGCAGGTATTGATGGGGATGCACTTCTATGCCTGGATAGCATTTATTTGGATGATCCTGTATGCGGGAGGCTCCTTATTCGAATTGATCACAGGTGTGCTCGATGGAGAGCAAAAGGTAACGCTTTTTCAGGACGCGGCCATGGTGCCTATCAGACAATTCAGTGTATGGCACTATGCCATATTTGGTTCTTATACCGTTGCATTGTTTGTGCTAAAGTCATTCCTTTTATTCTACCTGATCAGGTTCCTTTTCAAGATGAACCCGGTAAATCCTTTTAACAGGGATATAGCCAGGATACTGGAAAAGATCAGCTATACCTTAATTTTGGCAACAATTATTGTTCTGCTGCATGATATTCACGCTGCCTGGCTACCCGCAAGCGTAAAATCATTTCCCGAATTCTGGAATTTGAACGAATATCTTTTTGTGACAGGGCTGGTATACATTATTGCCAGGGTGTTCAAACGAGGGGTAGCACTGCAATCCGAAAAAGATCTAATTATATAA
- a CDS encoding helix-turn-helix domain-containing protein: MPIVVNLDVMMAKRKMSLNVLAVRVGLTLANLSILKTGKAKAIRFSTLEAICEALECQPGDILEYTKEE; this comes from the coding sequence ATGCCTATTGTCGTAAACTTAGATGTAATGATGGCAAAGCGGAAGATGTCGCTGAACGTGCTTGCTGTGAGAGTAGGACTAACACTTGCCAATTTATCCATACTCAAAACCGGCAAAGCAAAAGCCATTCGCTTCAGTACATTGGAAGCAATTTGCGAAGCACTGGAATGTCAGCCGGGAGATATATTAGAATACACAAAAGAAGAATAA
- a CDS encoding SusC/RagA family TonB-linked outer membrane protein translates to MNAKKAPIILLLLLLCQAMLFSAFAQGDSRLSGKVTDMNGEPLPGVSVKLAGTKTGTVTDVLGTFSLSITEKNGTLELSYIGFETQMVPFNAQTLANLNIRMKQASATVDEVVVVGARMRKSDLTGAVANVDSKTLLERPATNVNQALQGRVAGVFINNATKPGDDATIKIRGINTINAGSSPIYVVDGLVMENNQGGFNAINLNDVASVQVLKDASATALYGSRGANGVVVITTKKGQRRNGDGVVTYDGWVGFNKFSQMPETLNATQLFQLRTDAYANGYMKDNPNANRQDYIDNTLMKTNIAFSQQEFDTYNSGRSFNWLDQVTRTGFQQNHSLGFSGGSDRGIFYLSFGYAGTKGLIEKTNQDKYTGRFNAEYDVKKWLKVGTNTGFTRTNDGIPSDDVYNKSLGANPLLNYDPYRDPATRYTYDYLTLYYRSHGDQNNNDFNPFNSLNIDRKRSRNRIASTNYININPIKGLDIRSTYSMDYAAQTWFEFTPKNIQEAIRHYNGDARAKHERWNDLYWQWDNTVTYNTTIANDHRITALAGTSSSKRSSDYTKAQGDRFASDDLSYYDLGGAAAVEKSVLGSDFYNYSLLSFFARVNYSYKDKYFFTATTRYDGSSRFAEGNRWGVFPSFSAGWNITNEDFMKNNGLLNLLKLRAGYGVVGNQDISNYAFQTLYGSRIDNGNALIVNDGRRGNPAISWEKQKQSNVGIDLGFWDSRLTVTADAFYINNDNILLDRSLATTTGYTKEWQNIGMVNNKGIEISVNAEIIRKKDFQWSVAGNISFDKNTVKKLYGDVDVIYNTNENVIQREGNIFLGKSLNTIYTYRSGGVAQEWNRSEWEGKNYNGKTVALGDLFARDISGPKGIPDGVVNQMDMEVVAKKDPKFYGGFATDLSYKGFALNTVFTYSYGAKKISGYYEGLINSIGESMASKDLLNRWTPQNTNTNVPRVIANTSYNRYNPSDLDYAIQDASYLRLSALTLSYNLPEKILSNWHVDKLRFYFTGSNLFCITKYKGLDPETGDFGYPPSRMFVFGLNFGF, encoded by the coding sequence ATGAATGCAAAAAAAGCTCCCATAATTCTGTTATTGCTGCTGTTATGCCAGGCAATGTTATTTTCTGCTTTCGCCCAGGGTGATAGCAGGCTCTCCGGAAAAGTTACGGACATGAATGGTGAACCACTACCAGGGGTATCGGTAAAATTAGCCGGTACTAAAACAGGTACTGTTACTGATGTACTCGGTACGTTCTCATTAAGTATTACAGAGAAGAATGGTACACTGGAATTAAGTTATATAGGTTTTGAAACGCAGATGGTTCCCTTCAATGCACAAACGTTGGCCAATCTGAACATCCGGATGAAACAGGCATCAGCTACAGTGGATGAAGTGGTAGTGGTAGGAGCGAGAATGCGTAAAAGCGATCTCACAGGTGCTGTAGCTAATGTGGATTCCAAAACATTACTGGAACGCCCTGCCACCAATGTGAATCAGGCCTTGCAGGGACGTGTAGCCGGGGTGTTCATCAACAATGCCACCAAACCCGGTGATGATGCAACGATCAAGATCCGCGGGATCAATACTATCAATGCAGGTTCTTCACCTATCTATGTGGTAGACGGCCTGGTGATGGAAAATAACCAGGGCGGTTTCAATGCCATCAACCTGAATGACGTAGCTTCTGTACAGGTACTGAAAGATGCATCTGCTACTGCACTGTATGGTTCCAGGGGTGCAAATGGCGTTGTGGTGATCACTACTAAAAAAGGCCAGAGAAGAAATGGAGACGGAGTGGTTACTTATGATGGCTGGGTTGGTTTTAACAAGTTCTCGCAAATGCCTGAAACACTGAATGCCACACAGCTCTTTCAACTGAGAACGGATGCTTATGCCAATGGGTATATGAAAGATAACCCAAACGCTAACCGCCAGGATTATATTGATAACACCCTGATGAAAACCAATATCGCTTTTTCGCAACAGGAGTTTGATACTTACAATAGCGGCAGAAGCTTTAACTGGCTGGACCAGGTTACCCGTACCGGCTTTCAGCAGAATCATTCTTTAGGATTTTCCGGCGGTTCTGACCGTGGTATATTCTATCTCAGCTTTGGATATGCAGGAACGAAAGGCCTCATTGAAAAAACAAACCAGGATAAATATACCGGTCGTTTTAACGCAGAGTATGATGTGAAAAAATGGTTGAAAGTAGGAACGAATACAGGTTTTACCCGCACCAATGACGGTATCCCTTCTGATGATGTATATAATAAATCACTCGGCGCGAATCCCTTGCTGAACTATGATCCATACAGGGATCCCGCTACCAGGTATACATATGATTATCTGACTTTGTATTACCGTTCTCATGGTGATCAGAATAATAACGACTTCAATCCTTTTAACTCATTGAATATTGACCGGAAACGCAGCCGTAACAGGATTGCCTCTACCAATTATATCAATATCAACCCAATTAAAGGATTGGACATACGTTCCACTTATTCAATGGACTATGCCGCACAAACATGGTTTGAGTTCACGCCTAAAAATATCCAGGAAGCTATCCGCCACTACAATGGGGATGCACGTGCCAAACATGAAAGATGGAATGATCTTTACTGGCAATGGGATAACACAGTCACCTATAATACTACCATCGCGAATGATCACAGGATCACTGCCCTGGCAGGTACCAGTTCCAGCAAACGCAGCTCTGACTATACCAAAGCTCAGGGAGACCGGTTTGCGAGTGATGACCTCTCTTACTATGACCTGGGTGGTGCCGCAGCTGTAGAAAAATCTGTACTGGGTTCTGACTTTTACAACTACTCGCTGTTATCTTTCTTTGCCCGTGTGAACTACAGCTATAAGGATAAATATTTCTTTACAGCAACCACACGTTACGATGGTTCATCCAGGTTTGCTGAAGGGAACCGCTGGGGTGTATTTCCTTCCTTCTCTGCCGGCTGGAATATCACGAACGAAGATTTCATGAAGAACAATGGTTTGCTGAACCTGTTGAAACTCCGTGCCGGATATGGTGTGGTGGGTAACCAGGATATATCAAACTATGCTTTCCAGACGTTATATGGCTCCCGTATTGATAATGGCAACGCGCTTATCGTAAATGATGGAAGAAGGGGTAATCCTGCTATCTCCTGGGAAAAGCAGAAACAAAGTAATGTGGGGATCGACCTGGGCTTTTGGGATTCCAGGCTGACGGTAACGGCTGACGCATTCTACATCAATAATGACAATATCCTGCTGGACCGTTCGCTGGCCACTACTACAGGTTATACCAAAGAATGGCAGAATATCGGCATGGTGAATAATAAGGGTATAGAGATCTCCGTGAACGCAGAAATAATCAGGAAAAAAGATTTCCAATGGTCTGTTGCCGGAAACATTTCATTCGACAAAAATACAGTGAAGAAGTTATATGGTGATGTGGATGTGATCTACAATACCAATGAGAATGTGATCCAGCGGGAAGGGAATATCTTCCTCGGCAAATCCCTGAATACAATTTATACTTACCGCTCCGGTGGTGTAGCGCAGGAATGGAACCGTTCTGAATGGGAAGGCAAGAATTACAATGGTAAAACCGTTGCCCTCGGCGATCTGTTCGCAAGAGATATTTCAGGCCCTAAAGGTATACCGGATGGTGTGGTGAATCAAATGGATATGGAAGTGGTAGCGAAGAAAGACCCTAAATTCTATGGTGGTTTTGCCACTGATCTGTCTTATAAAGGTTTTGCTTTAAATACGGTGTTTACCTACTCTTACGGTGCTAAGAAGATAAGCGGATATTATGAAGGGCTGATCAACAGCATTGGTGAAAGCATGGCTTCCAAAGACCTGCTGAACAGGTGGACACCTCAGAACACCAACACCAATGTACCGCGTGTTATAGCTAATACCAGCTATAACAGGTATAATCCTTCAGACCTGGATTATGCTATCCAGGATGCATCTTACCTGCGGTTATCTGCTTTAACACTCTCTTACAACCTTCCGGAAAAGATACTGAGTAACTGGCATGTTGATAAACTGCGCTTTTATTTCACAGGCTCCAACCTGTTCTGTATCACCAAATACAAAGGGCTTGATCCGGAAACGGGCGACTTCGGGTATCCGCCTTCCAGGATGTTTGTCTTTGGGCTGAATTTCGGTTTTTAA